In the Rhinatrema bivittatum chromosome 6, aRhiBiv1.1, whole genome shotgun sequence genome, one interval contains:
- the LOC115093980 gene encoding cysteinyl leukotriene receptor 1-like, whose product MPLSGNTTQLGNYTNLSCPNIDEFRNQVYSTAYSLFTFFGFFGNSFALYVLIRTYSQKTAFHIYMLNLAVSDLLFICTLPLRVVYYVNKGKWFFGDFMCRISSYAFYVNLYCSIFILTAMSFFRFVAIVFPVQNLKLVNVKNARLVCIGIWIFVTLANIPFLITGSSVKGNKTKCFEPPSSVKSLIIMNYISLIFGFTIPFIIILVCYTMIIKTLLNNVMNRQQANRKKAVRMIIIVMAVFFISFMPYHIQRTVHLHFLHRQETCEETIHMQKLVVITLALAASNCCFDPLLYFFSGENFRRRLSTLRKPSLTSIPQSSKRKKSLIAQEKSDLFQEDQNKQDSSES is encoded by the coding sequence ATGCCTCTCTCAGGAAACACAACACAGTTGGGGAACTACACAAATCTGAGCTGCCCAAATATTGATGAATTCCGAAATCAAGTATACTCCACAGCATATTCTCTGTTCACTTTTTTTGGCTTCTTCGGTAACAGTTTTGCATTGTATGTCCTTATAAGAACATACAGTCAGAAGACAGCCTTTCATATTTACATGCTGAATCTTGCAGTATCAGACCTCCTTTTCATATGCACCCTGCCTCTTCGGGTGGTATATTACGTCAACAAGGGCAAGTGGTTCTTCGGGGACTTTATGTGTAGGATCAGTTCTTATGCTTTCTATGTCAATCTATATTGTAGCATTTTTATCTTGACAGCAATGAGCTTTTTTCGTTTTGTAGCCATAGTATTTCCCGTCCAGAATCTCAAGCTAGTGAATGTGAAAAATGCCAGGCTTGTGTGTATTGGCATTTGGATCTTTGTGACACTGGCTAATATTCCATTTCTAATAACTGGCTCAAGTgtgaaaggaaacaaaacaaagtgCTTTGAACCTCCATCTTCTGTCAAAAGTCTGATCATCATGAACTATATTTCATTAATTTTTGGCttcactatcccttttatcatCATACTGGTTTGTTATACTATGATTATAAAGACCTTATTGAATAACGTCATGAACAGGCAACAAGCAAATCGTAAAAAAGCAGTCCGTATGATCATCATTGTAATGGCCGTCTTCTTCATCAGCTTCATGCCATATCACATTCAGCGTACAGTCCACCTTCACTTTCTACATCGACAGGAAACCTGTGAAGAAACCATTCACATGCAGAAATTGGTAGTGATAACCCTGGCCCTAGCAGCCTCCAACTGCTGCTTTGACCCCCTCTTGTATTTCTTTTCAGGAGAGAACTTCAGGAGAAGACTTTCTACTTTGCGAAAGCCTTCTTTGACAAGTATACCCCAATCATCCAAAAGGAAGAAATCCTTAATCGCACAAGAGAAATCCGATCTATTTCAAGAAGATCAAAACAAACAAGACAGCAGTGAAAGTTAG